A window from Acropora palmata chromosome 14, jaAcrPala1.3, whole genome shotgun sequence encodes these proteins:
- the LOC141866868 gene encoding uncharacterized protein LOC141866868, translated as MASLLESLLAHRRAKKAARSRGIINHNLTANHLNQHINNTNASTNDILSNVTHNASTSTVTRKRSRRKTKHANIHLDHSSVINLSSCSLSTDEISILSRGLTFCPTPRHINWPEVSADIYDFSRRMRLAEYFFDENSNNRTANEHDTPFHNKSTWNPPNDRERALNTFLDAVKLDITMTKPKPTQDNLTVTERQAIGQLKQRQDIIIKPADKGSGTVVMDKTWYIDECNRQLTDTKFYQHLDEDITADIQKRVTFYVNRMHKDKLINDKTKQYLIQSDVKPGRFYILPKVHKLGNPGRSIVSSNSHPTERLSHFVDYHLQPLVHKLPSFVKDTNDFLNKLLTIGNLPANSLLVTLDVSSLYTNIPHNEGINACERFLRTSSHKTIPTNTLCDLIRMILTMNNFSFNDNHYLQIHGTAMGAKMAPSYANLFLGFFEANALKNAPFQPHTWLRYIDDIFMIWTEGLDNLKIFIDYLNNIHS; from the coding sequence ATGGCCTCTTTGCTTGAATCTCTGCTGGCCCACAGACGTGCAAAAAAGGCCGCTCGTTCCCGCGGTATTATTAACCACAATCTCACCGCCAATCACCTCAATCAACACATCAATAACACTAATGCCAGTACTAATGACATACTATCTAATGTTACACATAACGCCTCTACCTCAACTGTCACACGCAAACGCTCTCGCCGCAAAACCAAACATGCCAACATTCATTTGGATCATTCTTCTGTTATCAACCTATCCAGTTGCTCTTTATCTACCGACGAGATATCTATCCTTTCACGTGGACTCACTTTCTGCCCTACTCCACGACATATCAACTGGCCGGAAGTTTCAGCCGACATTTACGACTTTTCTCGGCGCATGCGATTAGCCGAGTACTTTTTCGACGAAAACAGCAATAATCGCACAGCCAACGAACACGACACTCCTTTCCATAACAAGAGTACTTGGAACCCCCCCAACGACAGAGAAAGAGCCCTTAACACCTTTTTAGACGCCGTTAAACTTGACATAACCATGACTAAACCAAAACCTACTCAAGATAACCTTACTGTTACAGAACGACAGGCCATAGGTCAGCTTAAACAACGACAAGACATAATTATAAAACCCGCGGACAAAGGTTCCggtactgttgttatggacaagactTGGTACATCGACGAATGCAACAGACAACTTACTGACACCAAATTCTACCAACACCTAGACGAAGACATCACTGCCGACATACAAAAACGTGTTACTTTTTACGTTAACAGAATGCATAAGGACAAACTTATAAAcgacaaaaccaaacaataccTCATACAATCTGACGTTAAACCAGGACGATTTTACATTCTACCTAAAGTACATAAGCTGGGCAATCCAGGACGCTCTATTGTTTCATCTAACAGCCATCCCACGGAACGCTTGTCTCATTTCGTTGACTATCACCTTCAACCTTTAGTTCATAAACTGCCATCCTTTGTCAAGGACACTAACGACTTTCTTAACAAACTCCTCACCATCGGTAATTTACCGGCTAATTCCTTACTGGTCACACTTGATGTTTCATCATTATATACTAATATCCCACATAATGAAGGTATTAATGCTTGTGAACGTTTTCTACGCACTTCCTCCCACAAAACCATTCCCACTAACACACTCTGTGACCTCATTCGTATGATTCTCACCATGAATAATTTCTCCTTTAATGATAATCACTATCTCCAAATCCACGGCACCGCCATGGGTGCTAAAATGGCTCCCTCTTATGCTAacctttttcttggttttttcgaagcaaacgctttgaaaaatgccccATTTCAACCTCACACTTGGCTGCGCTATATCGATGATATTTTTATGATCTGGACCGAAGGTCTGgataacctaaaaattttcatcgactatctcaacaacattcactcttga